One stretch of Nitrosococcus watsonii C-113 DNA includes these proteins:
- a CDS encoding DUF4743 domain-containing protein, with translation MSYLHQIKACNGYTLKDFRPFYVDEVQVGHIRSSFAEKLQSWPAVFRVTPAAVYLAPDLRSFATRTEKVKDVLKALLEKGILPRWHGEEYPVTASSREAALFAIDRGAAPYFGIRAFGQHLNGFVYDGGQLKIWIGRRSPTKWNAPDKLDNLVAGGVPHGVPLGENLAKECWEEAAIPSDLAAQAIPVGYISYRMETAQGFKPDVMYCYDLELPSDFMPQCQDGEVEEFYLWPMEKVAALVRETHSFKKNCNLVVIDFLIRRGFITPEHPDYLEMVAGLRVPLEA, from the coding sequence ATGAGTTATCTTCATCAGATTAAGGCTTGCAATGGCTATACTCTAAAGGACTTCCGTCCCTTTTATGTAGACGAGGTTCAGGTAGGCCATATCCGATCTTCTTTTGCGGAAAAACTCCAAAGCTGGCCGGCGGTTTTCCGGGTGACTCCGGCAGCGGTGTATCTCGCGCCTGATCTTCGCTCTTTTGCAACCCGGACAGAGAAGGTAAAAGACGTTTTAAAAGCCTTGCTGGAAAAAGGCATTCTTCCCCGCTGGCATGGGGAAGAATATCCGGTAACTGCTTCCTCCCGGGAAGCGGCGCTATTTGCCATTGACCGGGGAGCGGCTCCTTATTTTGGCATCCGGGCTTTTGGCCAGCATCTGAATGGTTTTGTCTATGACGGGGGCCAGTTAAAAATATGGATTGGCCGACGCTCCCCCACTAAATGGAACGCGCCGGACAAGCTCGATAACCTGGTAGCCGGCGGTGTGCCCCATGGAGTTCCGCTAGGAGAAAACCTGGCTAAAGAGTGCTGGGAAGAAGCGGCCATCCCCAGTGATCTCGCTGCCCAGGCGATTCCCGTGGGCTATATTTCCTACCGCATGGAAACCGCCCAGGGTTTCAAGCCGGATGTGATGTATTGCTACGATTTGGAGCTTCCGTCTGATTTCATGCCCCAGTGCCAGGATGGCGAGGTGGAGGAATTTTATCTATGGCCCATGGAAAAAGTAGCGGCGCTAGTCCGCGAGACTCATTCATTCAAAAAAAACTGCAATCTGGTGGTTATTGATTTTCTGATACGCCGGGGATTTATTACGCCCGAGCATCCCGATTATCTGGAAATGGTGGCGGGTTTGAGGGTGCCGTTGGAAGCGTAA
- a CDS encoding P-loop NTPase family protein: protein MTLQTGDEYRDDLGFGKMPDAVGNQCAIMVGGALTTALHGMANAGEETGAEKGNDLFSQEEQAGVESSALDDSLYEGITGEFDFDYDPDAPWPEDIIAPNNPKLNHLLQVPVLVCTIDHLMPFLQSQRASAAVLGFRMAGSDLIIDEIDSFSAEDLPALLKLAYVVGFNGRKLLLSSATLPPATARAFYRAYQTGFNRWRQLQGMESGPICCGWFSHHATHIKLASVADHAAFTKQHDRFIQALLHTLQQQPARRRLDTVLIPTSEGPAAVYQNVMESCRELHQQWADHDPETGVRYSIGCVRWSNVAHTRGFAQHWLNMPANLDGIQVKLICYHAKHLPLIRHHIEQTLNTLLKRKEGQQAHDHPTLRAHLENCRQQGKTHLLVIVSTSPISEVGRDHDYDWGIVEPNSYWSLIQMAGRIWRHRRHWEARQPNMRIMSQTMRDLNEQPMRFTKPGPESKHFKLSDRAETLAQIFDLESLQGSINARFTLQEPLIQAEKIKNQYIYPDMRQLEHGQLQRLLESTEQSKQAMSFIEGARPQMILTQRHSQRQYCPFRKDQNPNLLWFDWEDDGVWKYLGKGKKKVERINDKVHEQRNYPCLAQSYFAPDELSRDSLHEKWREQLARRGVTDSHTINALPLSIGDNFEQGKQLYYSDIIGWIFS, encoded by the coding sequence TTGACCTTGCAAACTGGCGATGAATACCGTGATGATTTGGGGTTTGGCAAGATGCCTGATGCCGTGGGGAATCAATGCGCGATCATGGTGGGTGGCGCTTTAACGACCGCCCTTCATGGGATGGCGAATGCCGGGGAAGAGACAGGCGCCGAAAAAGGAAACGACCTGTTTTCCCAGGAAGAACAAGCCGGCGTTGAAAGCAGCGCCCTGGACGACTCCCTCTATGAAGGAATCACCGGCGAATTTGATTTCGATTACGATCCTGACGCCCCCTGGCCAGAAGATATAATCGCGCCCAATAATCCCAAACTTAACCACCTGCTACAGGTTCCTGTTCTGGTCTGCACTATCGATCATTTGATGCCGTTTCTGCAAAGCCAGCGGGCATCAGCGGCCGTCCTGGGTTTTCGCATGGCGGGATCGGACTTGATTATTGACGAAATCGACAGTTTTTCCGCCGAGGATTTACCCGCATTATTAAAACTTGCCTATGTGGTGGGTTTCAACGGGCGGAAATTGCTGCTTTCTTCCGCTACCTTGCCACCGGCCACCGCACGCGCTTTCTACCGCGCCTACCAAACCGGCTTTAATCGTTGGCGGCAACTTCAAGGCATGGAATCGGGTCCTATCTGCTGCGGTTGGTTCAGCCACCATGCCACCCATATCAAATTAGCTTCTGTCGCTGATCATGCTGCTTTTACCAAGCAACATGATCGATTTATCCAGGCCCTGTTGCATACGCTACAGCAACAACCCGCGCGGCGGCGGCTGGATACCGTTCTCATACCCACTTCTGAAGGACCGGCAGCAGTTTATCAAAATGTAATGGAGAGTTGCAGGGAACTGCATCAACAGTGGGCGGACCACGATCCGGAAACCGGCGTTCGCTATTCCATCGGCTGCGTTCGCTGGAGCAATGTTGCCCATACCCGAGGATTTGCTCAGCACTGGCTTAATATGCCTGCTAATTTAGACGGCATTCAGGTAAAACTGATTTGCTATCATGCCAAACATTTACCGCTCATCCGCCATCATATTGAACAAACATTAAATACCCTTTTGAAGCGTAAAGAAGGGCAGCAAGCGCATGATCATCCAACTTTGCGCGCCCATTTAGAAAATTGTCGGCAACAGGGAAAAACCCACTTATTGGTTATTGTGAGTACCTCTCCCATATCTGAAGTGGGACGGGATCACGACTACGACTGGGGAATTGTCGAACCCAATTCTTACTGGTCTTTGATTCAAATGGCCGGGCGCATTTGGCGGCACCGGCGACATTGGGAAGCCCGTCAACCCAACATGCGGATAATGAGCCAAACCATGCGGGATTTAAATGAGCAACCCATGCGCTTTACCAAACCCGGGCCGGAGTCTAAGCACTTTAAACTATCTGACAGGGCCGAGACATTAGCGCAGATATTCGATTTGGAAAGCTTGCAAGGAAGTATTAATGCCCGCTTTACACTCCAAGAACCGCTGATTCAAGCTGAGAAAATCAAAAACCAGTATATTTATCCCGATATGCGCCAGCTTGAACATGGTCAGTTACAGAGACTTTTGGAAAGTACCGAGCAGTCAAAACAGGCTATGTCTTTTATTGAAGGCGCTCGTCCGCAAATGATATTGACCCAAAGACATAGTCAGCGTCAGTATTGTCCTTTCCGAAAAGATCAAAATCCGAACTTGCTCTGGTTTGATTGGGAAGACGACGGCGTCTGGAAATATCTTGGTAAGGGTAAAAAAAAGGTTGAAAGAATAAATGATAAAGTTCATGAACAACGCAACTACCCATGCCTTGCGCAATCTTATTTCGCCCCTGACGAACTTTCCCGGGATTCTTTACATGAAAAATGGCGGGAACAATTAGCCCGGAGAGGCGTGACTGACTCCCATACCATTAACGCGCTGCCTCTATCCATCGGGGATAATTTCGAACAAGGAAAACAACTATATTATAGTGATATTATCGGCTGGATTTTTTCTTAA
- a CDS encoding P-loop NTPase family protein: MIILFVSECEKAAWKRSRRILSRYAVQIGRRTWLARISAEGLQNIRRELTQAASRHTSVACHRVKGRYQTELAWVVGSRRHFSRNGEFAFSHSATPLPSVNEETAPAVRLLNHLCILAGLFHDLGKHGACFQRKLRDENSNQSDPVRHERISLLLLLRLIILTALPAAEDNPPPVEPTPKRRRRRVAGANHNLSKPALGLASLKDEQWLAALTDSKKIYEALHRIWKETSHDHWRELMPIEGSTLRPQWSSAEGDRGLAPLLSVLCFLIISHHKLPDGHEDSFAPLEKTYLNRSQELQDGLRLATDYRPAWSQSPRWVNEIIKHARRARYLLQEHALPIRDRVLWYSAARYMARCALVLADHSISSQAKRELPVRPQSAQAQVCFANSQQGQLRQTLAAHLERVGKLSGKAFNQLHQLQHNRKASTIETSPLALTVPIKEEAFSWQQKAERKVLQIQRQEDNAKEGFFALVMAETGSGKTRGNRPHSSRR, from the coding sequence GTGATTATTTTATTCGTCAGTGAATGCGAAAAAGCTGCCTGGAAACGCTCGCGCCGCATTCTATCTCGCTATGCGGTGCAAATCGGGCGGCGCACTTGGCTAGCACGGATTAGCGCGGAAGGTTTGCAAAACATACGCCGGGAATTAACTCAAGCGGCCAGCCGCCATACCTCGGTCGCCTGTCATCGCGTCAAGGGGCGTTACCAAACGGAGTTAGCCTGGGTGGTGGGCAGCCGCCGGCATTTTAGCCGGAATGGTGAGTTTGCCTTCAGCCATAGTGCGACTCCTTTGCCGAGCGTCAACGAAGAGACCGCGCCCGCCGTGCGGCTACTTAATCATCTTTGTATATTGGCCGGGCTTTTTCATGATCTGGGGAAACATGGCGCTTGCTTTCAGCGCAAACTACGGGATGAAAACAGTAACCAAAGCGATCCTGTGCGCCACGAGAGAATATCGCTTTTGCTGCTGTTGCGGCTTATCATTTTAACTGCGCTACCCGCCGCCGAGGATAACCCACCACCGGTCGAGCCTACCCCCAAAAGACGCCGCCGCCGGGTTGCCGGCGCTAATCATAACCTCTCCAAACCTGCCCTTGGTTTGGCCAGTCTTAAAGACGAGCAATGGCTCGCGGCGCTTACCGACTCCAAAAAAATTTATGAAGCCCTGCATCGGATATGGAAGGAAACGTCCCATGATCACTGGCGGGAACTCATGCCCATTGAAGGGAGCACGTTACGTCCACAATGGAGTTCAGCAGAGGGTGATCGGGGTTTAGCGCCTTTGCTCAGCGTACTCTGTTTTTTGATCATATCTCATCACAAATTACCGGACGGACATGAAGATAGCTTTGCGCCGCTGGAAAAAACCTACCTTAACAGATCCCAGGAATTGCAGGATGGACTACGGCTAGCCACGGATTATCGTCCCGCCTGGTCACAATCGCCAAGATGGGTCAATGAGATTATCAAACATGCCCGGCGTGCCCGTTACCTCTTACAGGAACACGCGCTTCCTATCCGGGATCGCGTGCTTTGGTATAGCGCCGCCCGCTATATGGCCCGCTGCGCCCTCGTTTTGGCGGATCACAGCATTTCCAGCCAGGCGAAAAGGGAACTCCCTGTCAGGCCCCAATCAGCCCAGGCGCAGGTTTGTTTCGCCAACAGCCAGCAAGGACAATTACGACAAACGCTGGCCGCCCATTTGGAACGAGTCGGCAAACTTTCGGGAAAAGCCTTCAACCAGCTGCATCAACTTCAGCATAATCGCAAAGCCAGCACCATTGAAACCTCTCCCCTCGCCCTGACCGTTCCAATTAAAGAAGAAGCCTTTAGCTGGCAGCAAAAAGCCGAACGCAAGGTGCTCCAAATCCAACGGCAAGAAGATAACGCCAAGGAAGGCTTTTTCGCGCTTGTAATGGCCGAAACCGGCTCTGGCAAAACGCGGGGTAACCGCCCGCATTCTAGCCGCCGCTAA
- the cas1f gene encoding type I-F CRISPR-associated endonuclease Cas1f, with protein sequence MPILPSHRQGLYYLEHCRVMAKDERVVYARQEGAFTKFFAIPPANTNVILLGSGTSLTQAAARLLASEQVMVAFVGGGGSPLFLASQNEYRPTEYCQAWMRLWQDNDQRLRVAKTFQRNRAEFLMQQWPKLAEPKPHKASLEKLAERYLADIELAGDNGTILVQEAKFAKELYGLWKICPGAENFTRDPGKRDFNDPFNSYLDHGNYLAYGIAAAVLWVLGIPHSLPVIHGTTRRGALVFDVADIIKDTCVMPIAFQYAAAGRSDQEMRQACIAWLDESHAMTFLFQSIKRVARL encoded by the coding sequence ATGCCGATACTGCCTTCCCACCGCCAGGGGCTTTATTATTTGGAGCATTGCCGGGTAATGGCCAAAGACGAGCGGGTGGTGTATGCCCGCCAGGAAGGTGCGTTCACCAAATTTTTTGCCATCCCGCCGGCGAATACCAATGTCATTCTGCTGGGTAGTGGCACTTCCCTGACCCAAGCGGCTGCCCGCCTGCTAGCAAGCGAGCAGGTGATGGTGGCGTTTGTGGGCGGCGGGGGAAGTCCCCTATTTCTGGCTTCTCAAAACGAATATCGGCCGACCGAATATTGCCAAGCGTGGATGCGCTTATGGCAGGACAATGACCAGCGCCTTAGGGTGGCTAAGACATTTCAAAGAAACCGGGCCGAATTTTTAATGCAGCAATGGCCCAAACTGGCAGAGCCGAAACCCCATAAAGCGAGTCTGGAAAAGCTGGCCGAGCGTTATCTGGCGGACATTGAGCTGGCCGGGGACAATGGAACGATCCTGGTCCAGGAGGCCAAGTTCGCCAAAGAACTTTATGGCCTGTGGAAGATCTGTCCTGGGGCTGAAAATTTCACCCGCGATCCTGGCAAGCGGGATTTTAACGACCCCTTTAACAGTTATCTTGATCATGGGAACTATCTGGCCTACGGGATTGCGGCAGCGGTTTTATGGGTTTTGGGAATTCCCCATTCCTTGCCGGTGATTCACGGCACTACCCGGCGCGGGGCTTTGGTATTTGATGTGGCCGACATCATTAAGGATACATGCGTGATGCCCATTGCGTTTCAATACGCGGCGGCAGGCCGCAGTGATCAAGAAATGCGCCAGGCGTGCATTGCCTGGCTTGACGAAAGCCATGCTATGACCTTTCTCTTCCAGTCCATCAAGCGCGTGGCCCGGCTGTGA
- a CDS encoding type I-F CRISPR-associated protein Csy1, which translates to MLIDNLTQALSASEGSSAEQLKQIKSQFLGHCRAPVKVADEDVSPLLIAAINFAYGSPTSSEQLLSGESAKAALTAKVIDKTIAGTFIWAALASHMGTHHPKSRNDKVSSGPIVARSLTPPPAGLVTSANLRTRQFSGSGNGANTAHYQWLAFTYEDSAGVFSVIERAASQDERLGETVLTLGIQESQWQAFQEAAKAHLETTNLAPLDRQLKQVFIPDPGQNNDFIVITPLAATAVIGAFEQHRSKLREQDANLNFHRIGVGGAKPQNAGSLMNELGGNLRQLTMTIPRLDLTQRQRRLWHLQQGRLFQPLPKKEARRFQQWLALEWTQRYGNRQDHLQRLEQRIDEWLSPELEEQDQLFAWLSSDALDANNERQKFETGNVPNWILTLAGISKNPETGHSVYEARQEAAYDALIFHLNSPGDEINKLIRDALESLLATRHSVGEAVA; encoded by the coding sequence GTGTTGATAGATAATTTAACCCAAGCGCTTAGCGCCAGTGAAGGCTCATCCGCCGAGCAGTTGAAACAGATAAAATCCCAATTTTTAGGCCATTGCCGGGCGCCTGTCAAGGTTGCGGATGAGGACGTTTCTCCTCTGCTTATTGCCGCGATTAATTTCGCTTACGGCAGCCCTACTTCCTCTGAGCAGTTGCTAAGCGGGGAAAGCGCCAAAGCCGCGCTGACCGCCAAGGTAATCGATAAAACTATTGCGGGCACATTTATTTGGGCCGCCTTGGCTTCCCATATGGGCACCCACCATCCCAAGTCTCGTAATGATAAGGTCAGTTCCGGACCCATTGTGGCTCGTTCCTTAACACCGCCGCCGGCAGGCTTGGTAACCTCGGCTAACCTCAGAACGCGCCAATTCTCCGGCTCCGGTAATGGCGCCAATACCGCCCATTATCAATGGTTGGCGTTCACCTATGAAGACTCGGCCGGAGTATTCAGCGTGATTGAGCGCGCCGCTAGCCAGGATGAGCGTCTGGGCGAAACGGTGCTGACTTTGGGCATTCAGGAAAGTCAGTGGCAAGCCTTCCAGGAAGCGGCGAAGGCGCATTTAGAGACCACCAATCTTGCACCCTTGGATCGGCAATTAAAACAAGTTTTTATTCCTGATCCAGGCCAGAATAACGATTTTATCGTCATCACACCCCTTGCCGCCACGGCAGTCATCGGCGCGTTTGAGCAGCATCGGAGCAAATTGCGGGAACAAGACGCTAACCTAAATTTTCACCGGATAGGTGTTGGTGGCGCTAAGCCGCAAAATGCCGGCAGCCTGATGAACGAACTAGGCGGTAATCTGCGGCAATTAACCATGACCATACCCCGGCTTGATCTCACCCAGCGGCAGCGGCGGCTTTGGCATTTGCAACAGGGACGGTTGTTCCAGCCCCTACCGAAAAAAGAGGCGCGGCGCTTTCAACAGTGGCTGGCGCTGGAGTGGACTCAGCGCTATGGCAATCGGCAAGACCATCTCCAGCGCCTTGAACAGCGGATCGATGAATGGCTATCGCCGGAACTTGAGGAACAGGACCAACTCTTTGCCTGGCTATCCTCCGACGCCCTGGATGCTAATAACGAGCGCCAAAAATTTGAAACAGGGAATGTGCCTAACTGGATTTTAACCTTGGCGGGGATCAGTAAAAACCCGGAAACAGGGCACAGCGTTTACGAAGCACGGCAAGAAGCGGCCTATGATGCGCTTATTTTTCATTTGAATTCACCGGGCGATGAAATCAATAAGCTGATTAGGGACGCCTTGGAAAGCCTGTTGGCTACCCGCCATTCAGTGGGGGAGGCAGTAGCATGA
- a CDS encoding type I-F CRISPR-associated protein Csy2 → MSSYHLLLPTLNVTGCNWESSHLTRSLPLTAMAGFVDYLMSFELADNAAEAGANLEGFAICLHGGQIYEGLSKNPLALCKGNGLSQARDDLLNPPLTPEVKGSVSLSLVVALELEDKSALNEWLKNRATAFLQTCRLAGGDIIGIGQPKVYIERSKLAQEIRRLPPGWFIGNGAELISNAPDPFAALLNAVAWFPVKDKEPQTTSAHPSPSRQRPYPGHWLYATCVGYQLLESPQPRRNRSHASSDADSATNHAYAEPVHSLAELVWARNLLRPQDDSTADDWLTENNLLWRWESDAPSRTVYLSTQAL, encoded by the coding sequence ATGAGTTCTTATCATCTTCTCTTACCCACTTTAAATGTGACTGGCTGCAACTGGGAAAGCAGCCACCTCACCCGTTCATTGCCCTTAACCGCCATGGCGGGTTTTGTCGATTATTTGATGTCTTTTGAGCTTGCCGATAACGCGGCGGAGGCTGGCGCCAACTTGGAAGGGTTCGCAATCTGTCTCCATGGCGGACAAATCTATGAAGGCTTGAGCAAAAACCCCCTTGCCTTGTGCAAGGGTAATGGGCTCAGTCAAGCCCGGGATGATTTGCTGAACCCGCCTCTCACTCCGGAAGTCAAGGGTTCCGTGTCCCTTAGTTTGGTGGTGGCTTTGGAGCTGGAAGATAAATCCGCCTTGAATGAGTGGCTGAAAAACCGCGCAACAGCATTTTTACAGACTTGCCGTTTAGCAGGGGGGGATATTATTGGAATAGGTCAGCCAAAAGTTTACATCGAAAGATCCAAACTAGCGCAGGAAATACGGCGGCTGCCGCCTGGTTGGTTTATTGGTAATGGTGCTGAGCTCATCAGCAATGCTCCTGATCCCTTTGCCGCCCTGCTCAATGCCGTGGCTTGGTTTCCGGTGAAAGATAAAGAACCCCAAACTACCTCCGCTCATCCTTCCCCATCCAGGCAACGCCCGTATCCTGGCCATTGGCTCTATGCCACCTGCGTCGGCTACCAACTCCTGGAATCACCCCAACCGCGCCGTAACCGCAGCCATGCTTCTTCAGATGCCGATTCTGCTACGAATCATGCCTACGCCGAACCTGTACACAGCCTGGCTGAGCTGGTCTGGGCGCGAAATTTGTTACGGCCCCAGGATGATTCCACAGCCGATGACTGGCTAACGGAAAACAATCTACTGTGGCGCTGGGAGAGCGATGCTCCTAGCCGCACGGTTTATCTTTCAACGCAAGCGCTTTAA
- the csy3 gene encoding type I-F CRISPR-associated protein Csy3, protein MATVQLPSLLNYTRSIVPSEGTFWVANADNRPLLIQDKTVLGTIANYSSVYKKDKQRDEDAINKEMMAGDNNIQRVDSCHLPADVDTFELRFTLKFLANANGPEACEGAEFREDLESIAQAYADKGGFTVLAERYLANLLNGRFLWRNRYGAQRQITLRAPYNEEIKETTFEIIDRSEPTLPQGRMDKLKPWIEHITQALSGKIPYFLMEISARVTIGLGQEVYPSQEFVDKDSRGQGKKSKTLFSVQVADQQVAAMHSQKIGNAIRTIDNWYPNASADRPLAVDPFTVDKRRARTVRLPDHEKSDFYSFLKNLPALKDDIECAPDAKAIPGHAHYFMAVLIRGGVFSGEKKAK, encoded by the coding sequence ATGGCGACTGTTCAGCTTCCCTCATTACTCAATTATACCCGCAGCATTGTTCCCAGCGAAGGCACCTTCTGGGTGGCCAATGCCGATAACCGGCCATTGCTTATCCAGGATAAAACGGTGCTAGGCACCATCGCCAACTACAGTTCAGTCTATAAAAAAGATAAACAGCGTGATGAAGATGCAATCAATAAGGAAATGATGGCCGGAGACAACAACATTCAGCGGGTGGATAGCTGTCATCTGCCCGCTGATGTGGATACTTTTGAACTTCGTTTTACGCTTAAATTTCTGGCGAATGCCAACGGCCCTGAAGCCTGCGAAGGTGCTGAATTTCGAGAAGACCTAGAAAGCATAGCACAAGCATACGCTGACAAAGGGGGTTTTACCGTATTGGCCGAGCGTTATTTGGCTAACCTTCTAAACGGACGGTTTTTATGGCGTAATCGTTATGGCGCCCAGCGTCAAATCACCCTGCGCGCGCCTTATAACGAGGAGATCAAAGAAACAACTTTTGAGATTATTGACCGTTCGGAACCCACACTGCCGCAAGGGCGGATGGATAAGCTTAAACCCTGGATCGAGCATATTACCCAGGCGCTCAGCGGCAAAATTCCGTATTTCCTTATGGAAATCAGCGCCAGGGTAACCATTGGCCTCGGGCAAGAAGTATATCCCAGCCAGGAGTTTGTTGATAAGGATTCGCGAGGGCAGGGGAAAAAGTCCAAAACTCTCTTTTCTGTGCAAGTCGCCGATCAACAGGTCGCCGCCATGCACAGTCAAAAAATCGGTAACGCTATCCGCACCATTGATAATTGGTACCCAAACGCCAGTGCTGATCGCCCGCTCGCGGTTGACCCCTTTACCGTCGATAAGCGCCGGGCCCGTACCGTGCGGTTGCCAGATCATGAAAAATCGGACTTCTATAGTTTTTTAAAAAATTTACCTGCTTTAAAGGATGACATCGAGTGTGCTCCAGATGCCAAAGCCATACCGGGACATGCTCATTATTTTATGGCCGTGTTGATACGCGGGGGAGTGTTTAGCGGAGAGAAAAAAGCTAAGTAG
- the cas6f gene encoding type I-F CRISPR-associated endoribonuclease Cas6/Csy4, producing MFSDYFEIQSIGLPEDTHFILSKLFTRIHGVLKSESLNIGLGFPELSRHSPGSIVRCFGVSRELEQLQRNNGITHLEGRGMIAIKPIATVPPDAIAIAYRRDRSAEKDLAGFRQRQMRRRVRRAEHAQNQPETSLRIEAKSRLQDNEKAERPPYLLLEREGRRLPIHINTASLQINTNICQFSSYGLARKVEDKYSAVPMF from the coding sequence ATGTTTTCAGATTATTTTGAAATCCAATCAATAGGACTGCCTGAAGACACGCATTTTATTCTAAGCAAGCTTTTTACCCGGATACATGGCGTGCTGAAATCCGAGTCGTTAAATATTGGCCTTGGATTTCCTGAGCTTAGCCGACATTCCCCTGGAAGCATTGTGCGGTGTTTTGGGGTATCTCGGGAATTGGAACAGTTGCAGCGCAATAACGGTATCACTCATCTTGAAGGGCGCGGAATGATTGCAATCAAACCAATAGCAACCGTGCCTCCCGATGCGATTGCAATTGCTTATCGACGCGATCGTAGCGCAGAGAAAGATTTAGCAGGGTTTAGGCAGCGGCAGATGCGCCGCCGAGTCCGGCGCGCCGAACATGCCCAAAACCAGCCGGAAACGAGCTTGAGAATAGAGGCAAAGAGCAGGCTGCAAGATAACGAGAAGGCGGAACGGCCACCTTATTTACTATTAGAACGGGAGGGCCGACGGCTGCCTATTCATATTAATACGGCAAGCCTTCAGATTAATACGAATATTTGTCAGTTCAGTAGCTATGGATTAGCCAGGAAGGTTGAAGATAAATATTCGGCCGTACCCATGTTCTGA
- the lpxD gene encoding UDP-3-O-(3-hydroxymyristoyl)glucosamine N-acyltransferase encodes MEIRLSEIAQFLGCAIEGDEDTLIQGIAPLDQAQASDLSFYTNRKYAAQARLSKAGAFIVGADHREQFPDRCLLISDNPYRDFARVVTRWFNRSYRPAPGVHPTAIVGEGVQIAENCSIGAYCVIEDGVIIKAHTVLFPFCYVGAKTILGEHCLLHPRVTLLERVRIGHRVILHSGVIIGGDGFGFAPDPPHGYFKVPQVGWVEIADDVEVQCNTAIDRGALGPTRIGRGTKIDNLVQVGHNVEIGEHSIIVSQVGISGSSKIGNWVTLAGQVGLVGHIRIGDGAVITAQSGVAKDVPPKAIMTGSPVQPMMENRRALAELNRLSDLRKKVRELEQRLTTLEQAESC; translated from the coding sequence ATGGAAATTCGTCTTTCGGAGATTGCCCAGTTTTTGGGTTGTGCTATTGAGGGCGATGAAGACACCCTCATCCAGGGGATTGCGCCCCTCGATCAGGCCCAGGCGAGTGACTTAAGCTTTTATACTAATCGTAAGTATGCGGCCCAGGCTCGGTTATCAAAGGCGGGAGCTTTCATAGTAGGGGCCGATCATCGGGAACAATTCCCGGACCGTTGCCTGCTTATTTCAGACAACCCTTACCGTGATTTTGCGCGGGTGGTAACTCGATGGTTCAATCGCTCTTACCGCCCGGCGCCAGGCGTACATCCCACGGCTATTGTGGGGGAAGGCGTACAAATTGCGGAAAACTGTAGTATTGGCGCCTATTGCGTGATTGAAGACGGAGTAATTATCAAAGCTCATACTGTCTTGTTTCCCTTTTGTTATGTGGGCGCTAAGACGATTCTCGGTGAGCATTGCTTGCTCCATCCGCGCGTTACCCTGCTGGAGCGGGTGAGGATTGGGCACCGGGTTATTCTTCACTCTGGCGTGATTATTGGCGGCGATGGTTTTGGCTTTGCGCCGGACCCTCCTCACGGCTATTTTAAGGTGCCTCAAGTGGGATGGGTGGAGATTGCCGATGATGTAGAGGTACAGTGCAATACCGCCATTGACCGGGGGGCGTTGGGACCGACCCGAATCGGTCGGGGCACCAAAATCGATAACCTGGTTCAAGTTGGCCATAATGTAGAGATCGGCGAGCACAGCATTATTGTTAGCCAGGTGGGTATTTCCGGGAGTAGCAAAATTGGTAATTGGGTGACCCTGGCGGGCCAGGTAGGGTTAGTGGGTCATATTCGGATTGGTGATGGGGCTGTGATAACTGCTCAATCCGGGGTGGCTAAAGATGTGCCACCCAAGGCCATTATGACTGGTAGCCCCGTCCAGCCTATGATGGAAAACCGCAGGGCGCTGGCGGAGCTAAACCGGCTTTCGGATTTGCGCAAAAAGGTCCGTGAGTTGGAGCAGCGACTCACGACGCTGGAGCAAGCCGAAAGCTGTTAA
- the tnpA gene encoding IS200/IS605 family transposase encodes MSRYAKNAGAVFSLKLHLVWCPKYRRGVLVGEIAERLCALLHKKADELEMTLHALEVMPDHVHLFVEFDPRWGVAEIVNRFKGFTSKELRKEFPILRSRLPTLWSRSYYAVTVGHVSESTVRAYIENQKGK; translated from the coding sequence ATGAGTAGATATGCCAAAAATGCCGGGGCGGTTTTTAGTCTTAAATTGCATCTTGTGTGGTGCCCCAAATATCGCCGCGGGGTTCTTGTGGGTGAGATTGCCGAACGCCTTTGTGCCTTGCTCCACAAGAAGGCAGATGAGCTGGAAATGACGCTTCATGCTTTGGAAGTTATGCCGGATCATGTCCACCTGTTCGTTGAGTTTGATCCTCGTTGGGGCGTGGCCGAAATCGTTAACAGGTTCAAGGGCTTCACGAGTAAGGAATTGCGAAAAGAATTCCCTATCCTCCGATCCAGGCTCCCCACGCTTTGGAGCCGAAGCTACTACGCCGTCACGGTCGGCCACGTATCCGAAAGCACTGTTCGCGCTTACATCGAAAACCAGAAAGGCAAATAG